The following proteins come from a genomic window of Methanosarcina sp. MTP4:
- the rnhB gene encoding ribonuclease HII, whose amino-acid sequence MMIAGIDEAGKGPVIGPMCIGGVKIDESRAHALKVLGVADSKKLTPKKREQLATQIRKYADECFVLEVSPSQIDELRKLFTMNEIMVICFSKVLEKLQPDTVYADAADVKAERFGENLRKQYAKSCPGKAKEIEIISRHQADAVYPVVSAASIIAKVRRDELIEELKTEWGADFGSGYPSDPKTKAFLLKWGKEHGGEFPEIVRQSWKTVENIRAELKKG is encoded by the coding sequence TTGATGATTGCAGGAATCGATGAAGCCGGAAAAGGCCCGGTAATCGGGCCCATGTGCATAGGGGGCGTCAAAATAGATGAATCCAGAGCTCACGCTTTGAAAGTGCTCGGGGTTGCGGATTCCAAGAAACTGACCCCGAAAAAAAGGGAGCAGCTAGCAACCCAGATCAGGAAGTATGCCGATGAATGCTTTGTCCTGGAAGTCAGCCCCTCCCAGATCGACGAACTCCGGAAGCTCTTTACCATGAACGAGATAATGGTCATCTGCTTTTCAAAGGTCCTTGAAAAACTCCAGCCTGATACCGTCTACGCCGATGCCGCTGACGTAAAAGCCGAACGTTTTGGCGAAAACCTGCGCAAACAGTACGCAAAAAGCTGCCCGGGAAAAGCGAAGGAAATCGAAATAATTTCCAGGCACCAGGCCGATGCCGTCTACCCCGTGGTCTCAGCAGCATCCATTATCGCAAAGGTCCGCCGGGATGAACTGATCGAAGAACTCAAAACAGAATGGGGAGCGGATTTCGGAAGTGGATACCCTTCTGACCCGAAAACAAAAGCTTTCCTGCTTAAATGGGGAAAAGAACATGGGGGCGAGTTCCCGGAAATTGTCAGGCAGTCCTGGAAGACGGTGGAGAATATAAGGGCTGAGCTGAAGAAGGGTTAA
- a CDS encoding ATP-binding protein, which yields MGNMALELISALTLLSIIFYLWSFGKKSAEISRSGCLLIITGFFLIFVGRLVDAGDDFWLLEEYLEGTVYETFLEDVLGGIVSYLLIGAGLLKWMPTLSSVETLKNEVLERETAQEKLGRERSLLSGLLKSIPDAVFFKDAEGTYLGCNPAFSKLVRRQGEEVVGRKARDLYPESMANFIGDVDKECFEKGKVSTVEKWVDSPDNSHVFLQTVRAPLYDEAGSFIGIVGVSRDITGKKLAEEAVLKARLAEDSSKTRNEFLSTMSHELRTPLNSIIGFSDLLLEGSFGPLNERQTKYIQNVHNSGKRLLKVINDILDLSKVEAGKTELEPETFRVANVLDEINRVSGSRASAKKLTLKFRVDKRLTTITADKMRFKQVLYNLMSNAIKFTPEGGNVTVSAEKAGNMLRVSVADTGIGISKEDQEYLFQPFKQLDYFLNRRYEGTGLGLALVKRFVEMHGGKVRVESEPGKGSVFTFELPVDGVVSPQNASGSQAPLNFS from the coding sequence ATGGGCAACATGGCTCTGGAACTTATAAGTGCTTTAACTCTCTTATCCATCATATTTTATTTATGGAGTTTTGGGAAGAAAAGTGCGGAAATTTCCAGAAGTGGGTGTCTCCTGATTATCACAGGTTTTTTCCTTATCTTCGTCGGCCGCCTGGTGGACGCAGGTGATGATTTCTGGCTTCTGGAAGAATACCTGGAAGGCACCGTTTATGAAACTTTTCTGGAAGATGTCCTGGGGGGGATAGTCAGCTACCTGTTGATCGGAGCCGGACTGCTTAAATGGATGCCCACGCTCTCAAGTGTTGAAACGTTGAAAAACGAAGTTTTGGAAAGGGAGACCGCTCAGGAGAAGCTGGGCAGGGAAAGGTCGCTTTTGTCCGGGCTGTTAAAATCAATTCCGGATGCTGTTTTTTTTAAGGACGCTGAGGGGACTTACCTGGGATGCAACCCTGCTTTTTCAAAGCTTGTGAGGAGGCAGGGAGAAGAGGTTGTGGGAAGGAAGGCCCGCGACCTTTATCCTGAAAGTATGGCGAACTTTATCGGGGACGTGGATAAGGAATGCTTCGAAAAGGGGAAGGTCAGCACGGTTGAAAAATGGGTCGATTCCCCGGATAACAGCCACGTCTTCCTGCAGACTGTCAGGGCCCCTCTTTATGATGAGGCGGGAAGCTTTATCGGGATTGTGGGGGTTAGCCGGGATATTACCGGTAAGAAACTGGCAGAAGAGGCGGTGTTAAAAGCCAGGCTTGCCGAAGATTCCAGCAAGACTAGGAACGAGTTCCTTTCCACAATGAGCCATGAATTGAGGACACCCCTGAATTCCATCATAGGTTTTTCGGATCTGCTACTTGAAGGCTCTTTCGGGCCCCTAAATGAACGCCAGACCAAATATATTCAGAACGTACACAACAGCGGAAAGAGGCTCCTGAAAGTTATAAATGATATCCTTGACCTCTCCAAGGTTGAAGCCGGAAAAACAGAACTTGAACCCGAGACCTTCAGGGTTGCAAATGTACTGGACGAAATTAATAGAGTTTCCGGATCGCGGGCATCCGCAAAGAAATTGACCCTGAAGTTCAGGGTTGACAAAAGGCTCACAACCATCACCGCGGACAAAATGAGGTTCAAACAGGTCCTTTATAATCTCATGAGCAATGCCATCAAGTTCACGCCCGAGGGAGGGAACGTGACCGTCTCGGCGGAAAAGGCAGGCAATATGCTGCGGGTCTCAGTAGCGGATACCGGGATAGGGATCTCTAAAGAAGACCAGGAATACCTTTTCCAGCCTTTCAAGCAGCTCGACTACTTCCTGAACCGCCGCTATGAAGGGACAGGACTCGGCCTGGCCCTGGTCAAAAGGTTTGTTGAAATGCACGGGGGAAAAGTCCGGGTGGAGAGCGAACCCGGAAAAGGTTCTGTTTTTACCTTCGAATTGCCTGTGGACGGGGTTGTTTCTCCGCAGAACGCTTCCGGTTCACAGGCTCCGCTAAATTTCTCATGA
- the pheT gene encoding phenylalanine--tRNA ligase subunit beta, producing MPIITLHYEDLEKLTGTDKETIIERVPMIGADIERIEDESIDIEFFPDRPDLYSVEGVARAMRGFLGLETGLPEYGAKPYEVSITVSEEILKIRPFLGCAIVRGVKFNSESIKSLMDLQEDLHWGLGRNRKKVSIGVHDLSNVTPPFRYTAVEPGFEFVPLDYTEKMSMTEILEKHPKGTRFAHLVRDFEKYPIIFDSEDNVLSFPPIINGTLTSVTEATTELFIDVTGLGEAVYTALNIVVTALAERGGQVEFVRVIRPDGEEMVLPDLSPEVRTLTRSEVNSLIGMDFSVEEIVKQLEKMRCGAKALDDETIEVKVPAYRADILHNFDLIEDIAVGFGYGNIEIKVPETYTVGKSHPISLMRSALNEIIVGLGYYEVMPFTLTSEKIHFENMRRPKTDDVTYVLHPISEDQTLVRTTLLPNLIEILSLNQHRELPQKIFEVGEVVVNEKTGQHVAAVSIHPQANFTEIYEVVDALMRELMLEYEVKESEDPAFLEGRRADVYVKGKKIGVFGEFHPEVITNFELGYAVVGFELELEDLIS from the coding sequence ATGCCGATAATAACCTTGCATTACGAAGACCTTGAAAAACTCACAGGAACCGATAAGGAAACCATCATCGAAAGGGTGCCCATGATTGGGGCCGATATTGAAAGGATCGAAGACGAGTCCATTGATATCGAGTTCTTCCCGGACAGGCCGGACCTCTACAGCGTGGAAGGGGTTGCCCGGGCCATGCGGGGTTTCCTGGGCCTCGAGACCGGGCTTCCCGAGTACGGGGCAAAGCCTTATGAGGTCTCCATTACCGTCAGCGAGGAGATTTTAAAGATCAGGCCTTTCCTTGGCTGTGCTATTGTCCGGGGCGTTAAGTTCAATTCGGAATCCATAAAGTCTCTGATGGACCTGCAGGAAGACCTGCACTGGGGGCTTGGCAGGAACCGGAAAAAGGTTTCTATCGGGGTGCACGACCTTTCGAACGTGACCCCTCCATTCAGGTACACCGCTGTTGAGCCGGGTTTCGAGTTCGTGCCCCTGGATTACACCGAAAAAATGAGCATGACCGAGATTCTGGAAAAGCACCCCAAAGGCACGCGCTTTGCTCATCTCGTAAGGGACTTTGAAAAATACCCCATCATCTTTGACTCCGAGGACAATGTCCTTTCCTTCCCACCCATCATTAATGGGACCCTCACCAGCGTGACCGAAGCCACAACCGAGCTTTTCATCGACGTAACAGGGCTTGGGGAAGCCGTCTACACGGCCCTTAACATCGTGGTCACAGCCCTTGCCGAGCGCGGCGGACAGGTCGAGTTTGTCAGGGTCATCCGGCCTGATGGCGAAGAAATGGTCCTCCCGGACCTCTCCCCCGAAGTCAGGACCCTTACCCGAAGTGAGGTAAACTCCCTTATTGGCATGGACTTTTCCGTGGAAGAGATCGTAAAGCAGCTTGAGAAGATGCGCTGCGGGGCAAAAGCCCTGGACGACGAAACGATCGAGGTAAAGGTCCCCGCTTACAGGGCTGATATCTTGCACAACTTCGACCTTATCGAGGATATAGCAGTTGGTTTCGGCTACGGCAACATAGAGATCAAGGTCCCTGAGACTTACACCGTTGGAAAATCCCATCCCATATCCCTCATGCGTTCCGCATTGAACGAGATCATTGTGGGGCTTGGTTACTACGAGGTTATGCCTTTCACCCTAACCAGTGAAAAAATCCACTTCGAAAACATGCGCAGGCCAAAGACCGATGATGTGACCTATGTCCTCCATCCCATCAGCGAAGATCAGACCCTGGTCAGGACAACCCTGCTCCCGAACCTAATAGAAATCCTCTCTCTGAACCAGCACCGGGAACTTCCTCAAAAGATCTTTGAGGTCGGAGAAGTCGTGGTCAACGAAAAAACCGGGCAGCACGTGGCAGCCGTCTCTATCCACCCACAGGCGAACTTCACGGAAATCTACGAGGTCGTGGACGCCCTCATGCGGGAACTGATGCTTGAGTACGAAGTAAAAGAGTCCGAAGACCCGGCTTTCCTGGAAGGCAGAAGAGCTGATGTCTATGTCAAAGGCAAAAAGATAGGAGTTTTCGGGGAATTCCACCCCGAGGTCATAACCAACTTCGAACTCGGTTATGCCGTTGTCGGTTTCGAGCTCGAGCTTGAGGACCTTATTTCTTAA
- a CDS encoding restriction endonuclease, whose protein sequence is MNLWLLKAAGTLEDEEAMLENNVITIGWSEFPDLSRTENKAQVKQVMLEKYPGMQEERCETWAGEINTFIKELRLGDFVAVPLKTRNEVIVGKVSGDYEYREVSPFMSHVRNVRWLKTLLKGDFEEEYDVDLNSPETLLRVRASKEKIAGFMEIKSLGTLHYELALVLEDLELLREQLQELLVRLLETDDLSKAKLIATEMEKLLREKTIG, encoded by the coding sequence GTGAATCTCTGGTTACTCAAAGCCGCAGGCACGTTAGAAGACGAAGAAGCGATGTTGGAAAACAACGTGATAACCATAGGGTGGTCCGAATTTCCGGATTTATCACGTACCGAAAATAAAGCACAGGTAAAACAGGTAATGCTTGAAAAATACCCCGGAATGCAGGAAGAACGCTGCGAAACATGGGCAGGGGAAATAAACACCTTCATAAAAGAGCTCAGGCTGGGGGATTTTGTAGCCGTCCCGCTCAAGACCCGGAACGAAGTGATTGTCGGGAAGGTTAGCGGAGACTACGAGTACAGGGAAGTCAGCCCCTTTATGAGCCATGTCCGGAATGTAAGGTGGCTGAAAACGCTTCTGAAAGGGGACTTCGAAGAAGAATACGACGTTGACCTGAACTCCCCCGAAACCCTCCTCCGGGTCAGGGCCAGCAAGGAAAAGATTGCCGGCTTCATGGAAATAAAAAGCCTCGGGACCCTTCACTACGAACTCGCCCTTGTCCTCGAAGACCTTGAATTATTGAGGGAGCAGCTGCAGGAGCTTTTGGTCCGGCTGCTGGAAACGGATGACCTTTCCAAAGCAAAACTGATCGCGACAGAGATGGAAAAACTGCTGAGGGAGAAAACAATAGGTTGA
- a CDS encoding DUF429 domain-containing protein, with protein MKPVSMNKKVFVGVDGCSAGWFAVFLAEPDADEYDRDNCNSEKWSWEPGVFPEFSALCAFLKSNYEAYEPLILIDIPIGLKAGGTGERLSDLGARKILKARKSSIFPVPCREAVYAETYGQACEINEKLTGKRISKQAWNILPRIRDVDGFLISSLESRGKSAGADESGGEGVDIRDLIWETGPEICFQAFAGRPMKYSKKKEEGFLERKEVLKKIEKTLKNIGPLADKTFSGEVPFYEVPVDEIIETALSRYRRKDLAKDDILDALVAAFTAKIGHRYGFEYVPPEPDTDAEGLKIQLVYCSHFERDTDSEG; from the coding sequence ATGAAACCTGTAAGCATGAACAAAAAGGTCTTTGTGGGTGTGGACGGCTGCAGTGCGGGCTGGTTTGCCGTATTTCTGGCAGAGCCGGATGCTGATGAATATGATCGGGACAACTGCAATTCGGAGAAATGGAGCTGGGAACCGGGCGTTTTCCCCGAGTTTTCCGCTCTCTGTGCCTTCCTGAAAAGCAATTATGAAGCTTATGAGCCCCTAATCCTGATCGACATCCCCATCGGGCTGAAAGCCGGGGGTACCGGGGAGCGACTCTCGGACCTCGGAGCCCGGAAAATCCTGAAGGCCAGGAAGTCCAGCATTTTCCCCGTACCCTGCCGGGAGGCGGTTTATGCGGAAACGTACGGGCAGGCCTGTGAGATTAATGAGAAGCTTACGGGCAAGCGCATCTCGAAACAGGCCTGGAACATTCTTCCCAGAATCCGGGACGTTGACGGTTTCCTTATCAGCAGCCTGGAAAGTAGAGGTAAGAGTGCGGGTGCGGATGAGAGTGGGGGTGAGGGTGTGGACATCAGGGACTTAATATGGGAGACAGGGCCGGAAATCTGTTTCCAGGCTTTTGCCGGCCGGCCTATGAAGTATTCGAAGAAGAAAGAAGAGGGTTTTCTTGAGAGAAAGGAGGTCCTGAAAAAGATCGAGAAGACCCTGAAAAATATCGGGCCTTTAGCTGATAAAACTTTTTCGGGTGAGGTACCTTTTTATGAGGTACCTGTTGATGAGATTATCGAAACTGCCCTTTCAAGGTACAGGCGAAAAGACCTTGCAAAAGATGATATTCTGGATGCTCTTGTAGCGGCCTTCACGGCAAAAATAGGGCACAGGTATGGGTTTGAGTATGTGCCTCCTGAACCGGACACGGATGCTGAGGGGCTAAAGATCCAGCTGGTTTACTGCAGCCATTTTGAGAGGGATACGGACTCCGAAGGCTGA
- a CDS encoding TIGR00341 family protein — protein MRIVQVLIPKGKREPVLAVLDDEKIDYAVWDETGRGDFEALVQFPIPPIGVEPVMARLREAGISENTYTIVLSPETVVSSRLEALKKRYSGLRISREELIARAEDLAPATSTFVAFLVLSTVIATAGLLLDSAATIIGAMVVAPLMGPAISTSVGTVVDERELASRGVRLQVIGLLLAIAVAAVIGSIMKGTLLLPPGLDIREVGQIAERTTPNFLSLFLALGSGLAGGISIMRGSGSTLVGVAIAVALVPPAATSGLGLAWGLYEVAAEAAVLVLVNLLAINVSALILFWLSGFRPAEKKAVSRARAAVISRAAVLAISIAFLSIVLALVTYTSFQAALVEQEVNQELEEMFKEPEYAEAEFILGESIEVNYGPSDFLLGEPVEVTFLVGYQAGQEIPPDIGRVADDRLKEATGKEVKITLGFIVAQQITD, from the coding sequence ATGCGTATTGTACAGGTACTCATTCCGAAAGGGAAGCGAGAGCCGGTGCTGGCCGTGCTTGACGACGAAAAGATCGACTATGCGGTGTGGGATGAAACGGGGAGAGGGGACTTCGAGGCCCTGGTCCAGTTTCCAATACCCCCGATCGGCGTCGAACCGGTGATGGCCAGGCTGCGTGAAGCGGGAATCAGCGAGAATACATACACGATCGTCCTGTCACCCGAGACGGTTGTTTCCTCACGTTTAGAAGCATTGAAGAAACGTTATTCCGGACTTCGCATTTCCCGGGAAGAACTTATCGCACGTGCGGAGGATCTCGCACCCGCGACTTCTACTTTTGTTGCTTTTCTTGTTCTAAGCACTGTTATCGCTACGGCAGGGCTGCTGCTTGATTCTGCTGCAACAATCATAGGGGCGATGGTCGTTGCCCCGCTTATGGGCCCGGCAATCTCCACCAGCGTCGGGACTGTCGTCGATGAACGGGAACTCGCCTCCCGGGGGGTAAGACTGCAGGTGATCGGGCTCCTGCTGGCAATAGCGGTCGCTGCCGTGATAGGTTCAATCATGAAGGGGACGCTGCTTTTGCCTCCGGGACTCGATATCCGCGAAGTAGGCCAGATTGCCGAGCGTACCACCCCGAACTTCCTGTCCCTCTTCCTAGCGCTGGGTTCGGGACTTGCCGGCGGCATAAGCATTATGCGGGGCTCCGGGTCTACCCTTGTGGGCGTGGCAATCGCCGTAGCCCTCGTCCCCCCGGCTGCAACATCGGGGCTCGGGCTTGCCTGGGGACTCTACGAAGTGGCGGCAGAAGCGGCTGTGCTGGTGCTCGTAAACCTGCTTGCTATCAACGTATCGGCTCTCATCCTGTTCTGGCTTTCAGGTTTTCGCCCTGCTGAGAAAAAGGCTGTTAGTCGCGCCCGCGCTGCGGTGATCTCACGCGCAGCAGTCCTCGCCATTTCAATTGCCTTCCTCTCCATAGTTCTCGCTCTTGTCACTTACACCTCCTTCCAGGCAGCTCTGGTTGAACAGGAGGTTAACCAGGAACTGGAGGAAATGTTCAAGGAACCCGAGTATGCAGAAGCAGAGTTTATACTGGGGGAGAGCATAGAAGTCAATTATGGGCCCTCAGACTTCCTGTTAGGTGAACCTGTAGAGGTGACTTTTTTAGTGGGGTATCAAGCCGGGCAAGAAATTCCCCCGGATATTGGCAGGGTAGCTGACGACCGCCTGAAAGAGGCTACTGGCAAAGAAGTTAAGATCACTCTCGGCTTCATTGTGGCTCAGCAGATCACCGATTAA
- a CDS encoding winged helix-turn-helix domain-containing protein — MGLSLTNLTVLSETKRNLLLLLRGKPGDIEEIKDLLSLSKASALAHVRKLEKAGLLIEEEGIFRLSDMGEILAENLKELFDVLDFFEQNMDYWKNHDLNPIPSCLLNTINKLGSCELIEPDAAYMFDIPQAFREHIRNSKEVLAFLSYFHPDTPSFYARLAEKDVDLSLCMTRDIFERYLSDFPGEIKRILAAQNSRLLICHENSAMPEVVATDCFMAIRLNEHDGRLRNRLMISHEAEALEWGRELYDHYENMSEEVAPFLLKK, encoded by the coding sequence ATGGGGCTTTCACTTACCAATCTGACTGTACTCTCCGAGACAAAGCGGAACCTGCTCTTATTATTGAGGGGCAAACCTGGAGACATTGAAGAAATCAAAGACCTGCTTTCCCTGAGCAAAGCCTCTGCCCTGGCCCATGTCAGAAAACTGGAGAAAGCCGGTCTCCTTATTGAGGAGGAGGGGATTTTCAGGCTTTCGGATATGGGAGAAATACTGGCCGAAAACCTGAAGGAGCTGTTTGATGTCCTGGATTTCTTCGAGCAAAACATGGACTACTGGAAAAACCATGACCTGAATCCCATACCCTCCTGCCTCCTAAATACAATCAATAAGCTGGGAAGCTGTGAGCTTATCGAACCCGATGCAGCATACATGTTTGATATTCCGCAGGCATTTCGGGAACATATCCGAAACTCTAAAGAAGTACTGGCATTTCTTTCCTATTTCCATCCGGATACGCCCTCTTTCTACGCTCGTCTTGCCGAAAAGGACGTTGACCTTTCCCTCTGTATGACCCGGGATATCTTTGAAAGGTACCTCAGTGACTTTCCCGGGGAGATAAAAAGAATACTTGCCGCCCAAAACTCAAGACTCCTAATCTGCCACGAAAATTCAGCCATGCCCGAAGTTGTGGCAACCGACTGTTTCATGGCAATCAGGCTCAATGAACACGACGGAAGGCTAAGAAACCGGCTCATGATTAGCCATGAAGCAGAAGCTTTGGAGTGGGGAAGAGAACTGTATGACCATTACGAAAATATGTCAGAGGAAGTAGCCCCGTTTCTCCTGAAAAAGTGA
- a CDS encoding formylglycine-generating enzyme family protein has product MKIAALKAAMVSTLNTDKNWPETIINSSEMEFILVPPGEFDMGSPIREKRRKLWESPVHRVKLERPFYLGKYPVTQAQWQRIMGNNPSFFKGERLPVESISWEEVQEFLKKLNGMENTCSYRLPTEAEWECAARAGTTTGYSFGEEAPELYEYAWFLKNSGLRTHPVGLKKPNPWGFYDMYGNVGEWVRDEYHISYKGAPQDGKAWETPLSAAVSKPVRVRRGGGWNGNAGCCRSAERLFAAQDRRFNSLGFRVAKEL; this is encoded by the coding sequence GTGAAAATTGCTGCATTGAAAGCTGCTATGGTGAGTACTCTGAACACGGACAAAAACTGGCCTGAAACTATTATCAACTCTTCCGAAATGGAATTCATCCTGGTCCCTCCGGGAGAATTTGACATGGGTTCCCCAATCCGGGAAAAGCGCAGGAAGCTCTGGGAGAGCCCCGTGCACAGGGTGAAGCTCGAAAGGCCCTTTTACCTGGGCAAATACCCGGTCACCCAGGCCCAGTGGCAGAGAATCATGGGAAATAACCCTTCATTTTTTAAGGGAGAGAGACTCCCTGTTGAAAGTATCTCCTGGGAAGAGGTGCAGGAATTTCTGAAGAAACTGAACGGAATGGAAAACACATGCAGCTACCGCCTTCCTACCGAAGCCGAATGGGAATGCGCAGCAAGGGCCGGAACCACGACAGGCTACTCCTTTGGGGAAGAGGCCCCGGAACTTTATGAATACGCCTGGTTCCTTAAAAATTCCGGGCTCAGGACTCACCCCGTAGGCCTGAAAAAGCCCAACCCCTGGGGTTTTTACGACATGTACGGAAATGTCGGGGAATGGGTGCGGGACGAGTACCACATCAGCTACAAAGGCGCTCCCCAGGACGGAAAGGCCTGGGAAACTCCTCTTTCTGCAGCCGTATCAAAGCCTGTCAGGGTCAGGCGGGGCGGGGGATGGAACGGAAACGCCGGCTGCTGCAGGTCGGCTGAGAGGCTTTTCGCAGCACAGGACCGGCGCTTCAACAGCCTCGGCTTCAGGGTAGCAAAGGAATTGTGA
- a CDS encoding winged helix-turn-helix domain-containing protein: MTQPLIDLALLSEKRKDLLLLLKEGPKNIDEIKESLSVNAASIQPHIKRMKNANLIIEKNRSYRLSEIGEIIVENMQHLLSTLGVLEEHIDYWVSHDLSPIPDFLLDRIEELGRYEILEPNAEHMFETPDLFLENIKSSKKICTFVSYFHPESPELYASLVEKYAELTLCMTEIVAERLFKDFPQEAGKLAGMENSKLLICRKPVKLPSIVVTDRFMTLKLMENDGKLRDQILLCFEEEALRWGKELFTHYMEISEPLDEKELMSKTSG; encoded by the coding sequence ATGACACAGCCTCTGATTGACCTTGCCCTCCTTTCCGAGAAGAGGAAAGACCTTCTCCTTCTCCTGAAAGAAGGCCCGAAAAATATCGATGAAATCAAGGAGTCACTTAGCGTCAACGCCGCTTCGATACAGCCCCATATTAAAAGAATGAAAAATGCCAATCTGATAATCGAAAAAAACAGGTCATACAGGTTATCGGAAATCGGGGAAATAATAGTTGAAAACATGCAGCATCTCCTGAGTACACTGGGAGTTCTGGAAGAGCATATTGATTACTGGGTAAGCCACGACCTGAGCCCGATCCCTGACTTCCTGCTGGACAGGATTGAAGAACTGGGCAGGTATGAGATCCTGGAACCCAATGCAGAGCACATGTTTGAGACCCCGGACCTGTTCCTGGAAAATATAAAGAGTTCAAAAAAAATCTGCACCTTCGTTTCTTACTTCCATCCCGAATCCCCCGAACTCTATGCAAGCCTTGTGGAGAAATATGCGGAACTGACCCTTTGCATGACGGAAATCGTTGCAGAACGCCTGTTTAAGGATTTTCCGCAAGAAGCCGGAAAGCTGGCAGGGATGGAAAATTCAAAGCTCCTTATCTGCCGCAAGCCGGTAAAATTGCCCTCCATAGTCGTGACAGACCGGTTCATGACCCTCAAGCTTATGGAAAATGACGGAAAATTAAGGGACCAGATACTCCTGTGCTTCGAGGAAGAGGCTTTAAGGTGGGGAAAGGAACTTTTCACCCACTACATGGAAATTTCGGAACCGCTGGACGAAAAAGAATTAATGTCAAAAACTTCGGGCTGA
- a CDS encoding TIGR00341 family protein has translation MRIVQVLIPVGKREPVLAVLDDEKIDYAVWDETGRGDFEALVQFPIPPIGVEPVMVRLREAGIGENTYTIVLSPETVVSQRIGALKERYSGLRISREELIARAEDLAPATSTFTAFLVLSTIIATGGLLLDSAATIIGAMVVAPLMGPAISASVGTVINDRELTSRGVKLQVGGLLLAIAVAAFIGAIMKGTLLLPPGLDIREISQVAERISPNFLSLFLALGSGLAGSISIMRGSGSTLVGVAIAVALIPPAATSGLGLAWGLYGMATTAAVLVLVNLLVINISALIMFWLSGFRPAEEGDVGRARAAVISRAALLGIAIAFLSIVLALVTYATFQTALVEQQVEQELNDMFEEPEYVEAGIIRGENIEINYEPADLLLDNPVSVGLFVGYQAGHEIPPDIARIADDRLKKATGKDVEVTVGFVVAQQTAR, from the coding sequence ATGCGTATTGTACAGGTACTCATTCCGGTAGGGAAGCGAGAGCCAGTACTGGCCGTGCTTGACGACGAAAAGATCGACTATGCGGTATGGGATGAAACGGGGAGAGGGGACTTCGAAGCCCTGGTTCAGTTTCCCATACCCCCGATCGGTGTCGAGCCGGTTATGGTCAGGCTGCGTGAAGCGGGAATCGGCGAGAATACATACACGATCGTCCTGTCACCCGAGACTGTTGTTTCCCAACGTATCGGAGCATTGAAGGAACGTTATTCCGGACTTCGCATTTCCCGGGAAGAACTCATCGCACGTGCGGAGGATCTCGCACCCGCAACTTCCACTTTTACTGCTTTTCTTGTTCTAAGCACTATTATCGCTACGGGGGGGCTGCTGCTTGACTCTGCTGCAACAATCATAGGAGCAATGGTCGTAGCCCCGCTCATGGGCCCGGCAATCTCCGCAAGCGTAGGGACGGTCATCAATGATCGGGAACTTACCTCCCGTGGGGTAAAGCTACAGGTGGGAGGGCTGCTGCTTGCAATTGCGGTTGCTGCCTTTATAGGTGCAATCATGAAGGGAACGCTGCTTTTGCCGCCAGGACTCGATATCCGCGAAATAAGCCAGGTTGCCGAGCGTATAAGCCCTAACTTCCTGTCCCTTTTCCTGGCGCTGGGCTCAGGGCTCGCCGGCAGCATCAGCATTATGCGGGGTTCGGGGTCTACCCTTGTAGGGGTAGCAATTGCAGTGGCTCTTATCCCCCCGGCAGCAACATCGGGGCTCGGACTCGCCTGGGGACTCTACGGTATGGCGACGACAGCGGCTGTGTTGGTGCTCGTAAACCTGCTTGTCATCAACATATCTGCCCTCATTATGTTCTGGCTTTCAGGCTTTCGCCCTGCTGAGGAAGGGGACGTTGGTCGTGCCCGCGCCGCGGTGATCTCGCGTGCGGCACTGCTCGGCATTGCGATTGCCTTCCTCTCCATAGTTCTCGCTCTTGTCACTTATGCCACCTTCCAGACCGCTCTGGTTGAACAGCAGGTTGAACAGGAGCTAAATGATATGTTTGAGGAACCCGAATATGTAGAAGCGGGGATTATACGGGGTGAAAATATAGAGATCAACTATGAACCTGCAGACCTCCTGTTAGATAATCCGGTAAGTGTGGGTTTGTTCGTGGGGTATCAAGCCGGGCACGAAATTCCTCCGGATATTGCCAGAATAGCTGACGACCGATTGAAAAAGGCAACCGGCAAAGACGTTGAAGTCACTGTCGGTTTCGTCGTGGCTCAGCAGACCGCCAGATAA